A DNA window from Aminiphilus circumscriptus DSM 16581 contains the following coding sequences:
- a CDS encoding HpcH/HpaI aldolase/citrate lyase family protein translates to MKPRRSMLYMPGNSPGMLQHAPVFGADSVLLDLEDAVAVAEKDAARRLVAHFLRVLDFGRVEVTVRINGADTPYFETDLEEIVPARPSAVRLPKCQSPGDVLRADSLMTAIEERHGMVVGTVGIHAMLETAKGLEHAFEIATASPRVKALTLGGQDLTADLGVQKTREGWELFYARGRVVMAARAAGIAAFDTVWTDVDDPEGLAAEAKQIVEMGFTGKAAIHPSQIPVIHEAFRPDFREFRRAWRIVTAAEEAERQGKGVLLVDGRMVDGPIVLRARRLLDLGVLYGMKGDETA, encoded by the coding sequence GTGAAACCGCGCAGATCCATGCTCTACATGCCGGGCAATTCGCCGGGAATGCTCCAGCACGCACCGGTTTTCGGCGCCGACAGCGTCCTGCTCGATCTGGAGGACGCGGTGGCGGTGGCCGAAAAGGATGCGGCGAGGCGACTGGTGGCGCACTTCCTCAGGGTTCTCGATTTCGGCCGCGTGGAGGTGACGGTGCGAATCAACGGTGCCGACACACCCTATTTCGAGACGGACCTGGAGGAGATTGTTCCCGCACGACCCTCGGCGGTGCGGCTGCCCAAGTGTCAGAGCCCCGGGGATGTCCTTCGGGCGGACTCGCTCATGACGGCCATTGAGGAGCGCCACGGTATGGTGGTCGGTACCGTGGGCATTCATGCCATGCTGGAGACGGCGAAGGGGCTGGAGCACGCCTTCGAGATCGCCACGGCCTCGCCGAGGGTGAAGGCCCTCACGCTCGGCGGACAGGATCTCACCGCCGATCTGGGGGTGCAGAAGACTCGGGAGGGGTGGGAACTCTTCTACGCACGGGGGCGGGTGGTCATGGCCGCGAGAGCCGCGGGCATCGCCGCTTTCGACACAGTGTGGACCGACGTGGACGACCCCGAGGGGCTCGCGGCGGAGGCAAAGCAGATCGTCGAGATGGGGTTCACCGGAAAGGCCGCGATTCATCCCAGCCAGATTCCGGTCATACACGAGGCGTTCCGCCCCGATTTCAGGGAATTCCGGAGGGCCTGGCGCATCGTCACCGCCGCGGAAGAGGCGGAACGGCAGGGGAAAGGCGTTTTGCTCGTGGACGGCAGAATGGTGGACGGCCCTATCGTACTCAGGGCCCGGCGGCTTCTGGACCTGGGGGTTCTCTACGGCATGAAGGGAGACGAAACGGCATGA
- the citF gene encoding citrate lyase subunit alpha, with translation MRRAKMVRNAIGRFVPTDVPGIGAFEPYAGAMAKIAERRERPRICAPLKATPPSRNKVAPDLREAVRRSGLENGMTISFHHHFRNGDALMSLVLATLDEMGFRGLTLAPSSLPDTADFVADYIRRGVVTRLHTSGLRGEVGKAVSAGELEIPVVIRTHGGRARAVEEGSIAIDVAFMGAPACDVLGNFTGCIGKSACGALGYAQVDVRHARHVIALTDDLMDYPVRPRISVPQYLVDQVVVVDSLGDPTKIATGAARITRNPVDLCVAKNAFDLVVASGLLAPGCSFQVGAGGASLAVAAFVREHLREKGIRGSFGLGGISGFMSGMLEEGLFNAMFDVQSFDSAVTGSMVRNPNHIEIDASWYANPLNKGCLAHNLDVVILAALEVDPEFHVNVMTGNDGVLRGASGGHADTAAGAKLAIVVAPSFRGGVPTIKDSVKTVITPGETVDAIVTERGICINPARADLLEAALRANLPVKDITDLKKEVERLTGVPRPVEYDEDHIVAVVEYRDGTLLDTVYRTRQR, from the coding sequence ATGAGACGGGCGAAGATGGTTCGAAACGCCATCGGGCGCTTCGTGCCCACGGATGTACCGGGAATCGGCGCTTTCGAGCCCTACGCCGGTGCCATGGCGAAAATCGCGGAGAGGCGAGAGCGGCCGAGGATTTGCGCGCCTCTGAAGGCGACGCCACCTTCCCGGAACAAGGTTGCGCCGGATCTTAGGGAGGCGGTCCGCCGCTCCGGCCTGGAAAACGGCATGACCATCTCCTTTCACCACCATTTCCGCAACGGCGATGCGCTCATGTCGCTGGTGCTCGCCACGCTGGACGAGATGGGCTTCCGCGGTCTCACCCTCGCGCCGAGTTCCCTCCCCGACACGGCGGACTTCGTGGCGGACTACATCCGGCGGGGAGTGGTGACCCGTCTGCATACCTCGGGCCTTCGTGGGGAGGTGGGCAAGGCTGTCTCGGCGGGGGAACTGGAGATTCCCGTGGTCATCCGTACGCACGGGGGGCGGGCCCGGGCCGTCGAGGAGGGGAGCATCGCCATCGACGTGGCCTTCATGGGGGCTCCCGCCTGCGATGTTCTGGGAAACTTCACCGGGTGCATCGGCAAATCCGCCTGTGGTGCCCTGGGGTACGCCCAGGTGGATGTGCGCCACGCCAGGCATGTCATCGCCCTGACGGACGACCTGATGGACTATCCCGTCCGCCCGCGCATCTCCGTGCCGCAGTATCTGGTCGATCAGGTGGTGGTGGTGGACAGCCTGGGCGACCCGACGAAGATCGCCACGGGGGCGGCCAGGATCACCCGAAATCCCGTGGATCTCTGCGTGGCGAAGAACGCCTTCGACCTCGTGGTCGCATCGGGGTTACTCGCACCGGGATGTTCTTTCCAGGTCGGCGCGGGCGGAGCGAGCCTCGCCGTGGCGGCCTTTGTGCGGGAGCATCTCCGGGAGAAGGGCATCCGGGGCAGTTTTGGTCTGGGGGGTATCTCGGGATTCATGTCCGGCATGCTCGAAGAGGGGCTCTTCAACGCCATGTTTGACGTACAGAGCTTCGATTCGGCGGTGACGGGCTCCATGGTGCGCAACCCGAACCATATCGAAATCGACGCCTCTTGGTACGCGAATCCTCTGAACAAGGGATGCCTGGCACACAACCTGGATGTAGTGATCCTCGCTGCCCTGGAGGTGGATCCTGAGTTTCACGTGAACGTCATGACCGGGAATGATGGGGTTCTCCGGGGTGCCTCGGGAGGACATGCCGACACGGCGGCGGGGGCGAAGCTCGCCATCGTCGTGGCGCCTTCGTTCCGTGGTGGTGTGCCCACCATCAAGGATTCGGTCAAGACCGTGATCACCCCCGGGGAGACCGTGGACGCCATCGTCACCGAACGGGGGATCTGCATCAACCCCGCCCGGGCGGACCTGCTGGAGGCCGCGCTGAGAGCGAACCTTCCCGTGAAGGACATCACCGACCTGAAGAAAGAGGTGGAGCGCCTCACGGGGGTTCCCCGCCCGGTGGAGTACGACGAGGATCACATTGTGGCCGTGGTGGAGTACCGGGACGGAACGCTTCTGGACACAGTCTATCGAACTCGTCAGAGGTGA
- a CDS encoding O-antigen ligase family protein yields MAQKRKSSGSKVSPTETGIAGKGGISLQGMLQWLCLVCMGVSLAVPNLVYSGMSWFQTLHFMKWVVALVPLAVLCIVVGLVVAFKGTEKIRFTIDPFGWIWFALLLYVTAQPLWTEIKSVPTFAREWFFFASLWAAYVLCYNFLPRDRFRWILWGANLNAACNVIFAELQIRNLSGPFAFILPTPGNYIGNTGQQEMFGLWVAMACLNSIYLHVAYGREEGLYRRSLPVRLANILLLAVNAWGLWGSTTRAAILSLGVAVAVMALVAWRNEEARHLRRLGGIVSLLALGLLATVLFNAGRAGSLESKWMDVLKNPETVGGRIDIWATSWTMITQQPLKGVGLGQYKWHYLDAQKEMFQRSPNRDWKFTMWAHNEYLQFFAEFGLVGGLLVIALLLWLLWAFLGIVVRREKIPLETLWALAMLALIWFDALWSRPFRRIENALWISAAFAFATSVLLPERLSWSALRRPVLQRCMGALLAGVALFGLVFLGQGIKGDRTIAEAMQARTPQAQRALLEEAKKALMVRDIAERQIGKHLISLAQISKDMDLLTDGLNRLWFSFKSESTAEDLMALIDWGNRLRNRQVLDALLPYLKPGTYRMAEPAPEESSAPASGPMLPSVPTEPSGS; encoded by the coding sequence GTGGCGCAGAAAAGGAAAAGCTCGGGAAGCAAGGTGTCTCCGACAGAGACTGGAATCGCCGGGAAGGGCGGCATCTCGCTCCAGGGAATGCTCCAGTGGCTGTGTCTGGTCTGCATGGGCGTTTCTCTCGCGGTGCCCAACCTCGTCTATTCGGGGATGAGCTGGTTTCAGACACTCCATTTCATGAAATGGGTGGTGGCGCTCGTTCCTCTGGCGGTGCTCTGCATCGTCGTCGGTCTTGTGGTGGCGTTCAAGGGAACGGAAAAAATTCGTTTCACCATCGACCCCTTCGGGTGGATCTGGTTCGCCTTGCTCCTGTATGTCACTGCCCAGCCCTTGTGGACGGAGATCAAATCCGTTCCGACCTTCGCCCGGGAGTGGTTTTTCTTCGCCTCCCTCTGGGCGGCCTACGTGCTCTGCTATAACTTTCTTCCCAGGGACCGTTTCCGGTGGATTCTCTGGGGGGCGAACCTCAACGCCGCATGCAACGTGATCTTCGCGGAACTGCAGATCCGCAATCTGAGCGGTCCCTTCGCCTTTATCCTCCCCACGCCGGGAAACTACATCGGCAACACGGGGCAGCAGGAGATGTTCGGCCTCTGGGTGGCCATGGCCTGCCTGAACAGCATCTATCTCCACGTGGCCTACGGCCGGGAGGAAGGGCTCTACCGTCGCTCCCTGCCGGTACGTCTCGCCAACATTCTTCTCCTTGCCGTCAACGCCTGGGGGCTCTGGGGCTCCACCACCCGGGCGGCGATCCTCTCCCTGGGTGTCGCCGTGGCCGTGATGGCTCTCGTTGCCTGGCGGAACGAGGAGGCGCGACATCTTCGCCGTCTCGGGGGCATCGTTTCTCTTCTCGCCCTGGGTCTTTTGGCGACGGTGCTCTTCAACGCCGGGCGCGCTGGATCCCTGGAGTCGAAATGGATGGACGTGCTGAAGAACCCCGAAACCGTGGGAGGACGTATCGACATCTGGGCCACCTCGTGGACCATGATCACTCAACAGCCCCTGAAGGGGGTCGGGTTGGGGCAGTACAAATGGCACTACCTGGACGCCCAGAAGGAAATGTTCCAACGTTCTCCGAACCGGGACTGGAAGTTCACCATGTGGGCCCACAACGAGTACCTGCAGTTCTTCGCCGAGTTCGGCCTCGTGGGAGGGCTTCTGGTGATCGCCCTTCTTTTGTGGCTCCTCTGGGCCTTTCTCGGTATCGTGGTACGACGGGAGAAAATTCCGCTGGAAACGCTCTGGGCCTTGGCGATGCTCGCGTTGATCTGGTTCGACGCGCTCTGGTCCAGACCTTTCCGAAGGATCGAAAACGCCCTGTGGATCTCCGCCGCTTTCGCTTTCGCCACGTCGGTGCTGCTTCCGGAGCGCCTTTCCTGGAGCGCGCTGCGGCGTCCGGTGCTGCAGCGCTGTATGGGTGCCCTGCTCGCCGGGGTCGCCCTCTTCGGTTTGGTTTTTCTGGGTCAGGGTATAAAGGGGGACCGCACCATCGCCGAGGCCATGCAGGCACGAACGCCCCAGGCCCAGCGGGCTCTGCTGGAAGAGGCGAAAAAGGCGCTCATGGTGCGGGACATCGCGGAGCGGCAGATCGGAAAGCACCTTATCTCTCTGGCGCAGATCTCGAAGGACATGGATCTGCTGACGGACGGTCTGAACCGCCTCTGGTTCTCCTTCAAGAGCGAGAGCACGGCGGAGGATCTGATGGCCCTCATTGATTGGGGGAACCGCCTGCGAAACCGGCAGGTCCTTGATGCGCTGCTTCCCTATCTCAAGCCGGGAACCTACCGGATGGCCGAACCGGCACCGGAGGAATCTTCAGCCCCCGCGTCGGGTCCAATGTTGCCTTCTGTCCCGACGGAGCCGTCCGGCTCCTGA
- a CDS encoding citrate lyase ACP, producing the protein MRYEAAQAGTLESSDCLVTLAPSGEFSFEYRSGNGGLFAERTEAMVRGILEHYGNPCFRVQILDQGALEATLRARLEIALERALRKE; encoded by the coding sequence ATGCGCTACGAGGCGGCTCAGGCGGGAACGCTGGAATCCTCGGATTGTCTCGTGACTCTGGCGCCGAGCGGAGAATTCTCCTTCGAGTATCGGAGCGGCAACGGAGGACTCTTCGCGGAGCGGACCGAGGCGATGGTGCGGGGGATCCTGGAGCACTATGGAAATCCCTGTTTTCGCGTGCAGATTTTGGATCAGGGCGCCCTGGAGGCGACGTTGCGGGCGAGGCTCGAAATCGCACTCGAGCGGGCCCTGCGGAAGGAGTGA